A region from the Chlamydiales bacterium genome encodes:
- a CDS encoding NAD(+)/NADH kinase, which produces MIIALFPNEHKKQSKNLAIGICEFLTSIGATVVAEDEEAAHIGAKPISSVSEKEIKFLISMGGDGTILKLIHKYAHLDAAILGINLGHLGFLADVPIDDIYPSLQDLMNGAYTIEERVMIQGESLHGERCTAVNDIVVHRARNPSLVEIAIHVDGLYLNTFVADGIIIATPSGSTAYSLAAGGPIISPTLEALVITPISPHTISNRPIVLTSHNEIQIQYLSDYEPLEIRADGLTPQILQTGEVFRISRTKKNFKLVNLLRRDYFSTLRTKLGWAGKLRS; this is translated from the coding sequence ATGATCATCGCCCTCTTTCCCAATGAACATAAGAAGCAGTCCAAAAATCTCGCGATTGGCATCTGCGAATTTTTGACAAGCATTGGAGCCACTGTTGTTGCAGAAGATGAAGAGGCAGCCCACATCGGTGCAAAACCGATTAGCAGTGTGAGTGAGAAGGAGATCAAATTTCTCATCTCGATGGGCGGCGATGGAACTATTCTTAAACTCATCCACAAGTATGCGCATCTCGATGCCGCTATCCTCGGTATCAACCTCGGCCATCTAGGCTTTTTAGCCGACGTACCCATCGATGATATCTATCCAAGCCTGCAAGATCTTATGAATGGCGCCTATACCATCGAAGAGCGCGTCATGATCCAAGGAGAGAGCCTGCACGGAGAGCGCTGCACAGCCGTTAACGACATCGTTGTCCACCGCGCAAGAAACCCGAGCCTTGTCGAGATTGCTATCCACGTTGATGGGCTCTATCTGAACACCTTTGTCGCCGATGGAATCATCATCGCCACCCCCAGTGGATCCACCGCCTACTCGCTAGCAGCAGGAGGGCCGATCATCAGCCCCACGCTTGAGGCGCTCGTAATCACCCCTATCAGCCCTCACACCATCTCCAACCGTCCCATCGTGCTTACCTCTCATAATGAGATTCAAATTCAATATTTAAGTGACTATGAGCCTCTGGAGATACGCGCTGATGGCTTGACTCCCCAGATCCTGCAAACAGGCGAGGTCTTCCGCATCTCACGCACCAAAAAAAACTTTAAACTTGTCAATCTGCTACGCAGAGACTACTTCTCCACCCTCCGCACCAAGCTAGGTTGGGCCGGCAAG
- a CDS encoding 1-deoxy-D-xylulose-5-phosphate synthase — MQTPLLSEIKQPQDLQSLSLQKLNQLAGEIRQKIIDVLSINGGHLASNLGMVELSIALHYVFHSPEDKFIFDVSHQSYPHKLLTGRQEKFSKIRQFKGLSGFCNPKESAHDHFFAGHAGTALSLALGVAKNRDLTKRREHILPILGDASLTCGLTLEALNNIPKDLSRFIVILNDNNMAISNNVGAITSILSDAESPSFFNQFGLSYSGPVDGHDIEQLIATLKELKNQTKPILLHVHTVKGKGMDSASINPITYHGCRPFDKSTGKFHPSTSSKQTFPQIFGRQILKMAENDPSLVTITPAMPAGSCLDEFMTQFPDRCLDVGIAEGHAVTFCGGIAYGKKMKVVACIYATFLQRALDNLFQDVCLQELPVLFALDRGGISPADGTTHHGIYDISFLNAMPNMVICQPRNGQLLKELMESAFNWNRPTAIRYPNLSTEEVDAPLERRELGTAEVLSRGRELLIVALGHMCQMALQVKELLKIAGVDATVVDPVFVKPLDSDLFCSILLNHRYVVTIEEHSLNGGLGMIFNSFLVRSGFTGHQVLNFGIPDTFLEQGTHAEILNEIGLNPEAISSKILQEFNFSTHSLTPAFRS, encoded by the coding sequence ATGCAAACGCCGCTTCTCTCAGAGATTAAGCAGCCGCAGGATCTGCAAAGCCTCTCTTTGCAAAAGCTGAATCAGCTCGCAGGAGAGATCCGCCAGAAGATCATCGACGTCCTCTCCATCAATGGAGGGCACCTCGCTTCAAATCTCGGCATGGTCGAGCTCTCAATCGCTCTTCACTACGTCTTCCACTCGCCTGAAGATAAGTTCATCTTCGATGTCAGCCACCAGTCCTACCCTCACAAACTTCTAACTGGCCGTCAGGAGAAATTTTCAAAGATCCGCCAGTTCAAAGGACTTTCAGGCTTCTGCAATCCAAAAGAGTCAGCTCACGACCACTTCTTTGCAGGCCATGCGGGAACCGCTCTTTCGCTTGCGCTCGGCGTTGCAAAAAACCGCGACCTCACCAAACGGCGCGAACACATCCTGCCCATTCTCGGAGATGCGAGCTTAACCTGCGGTCTCACACTTGAGGCGCTTAACAACATCCCCAAAGATCTCAGCCGCTTCATCGTTATTTTAAACGATAACAACATGGCGATCTCGAATAATGTCGGTGCCATCACAAGCATTCTTTCAGATGCAGAGTCCCCCTCCTTCTTCAACCAGTTTGGACTCTCCTATTCCGGCCCTGTAGATGGACACGATATCGAGCAGCTCATCGCCACGTTAAAAGAGTTAAAAAACCAGACAAAGCCCATCCTCCTCCATGTGCACACTGTGAAAGGCAAAGGGATGGATAGCGCCTCGATCAATCCGATCACCTATCACGGATGCCGCCCCTTCGACAAGTCGACCGGTAAGTTCCACCCTTCGACCTCCTCAAAACAGACCTTTCCGCAAATTTTTGGACGCCAGATTCTGAAGATGGCAGAGAACGATCCTAGCCTTGTGACCATCACACCAGCAATGCCGGCAGGCTCCTGTCTCGACGAGTTCATGACCCAGTTTCCCGACCGCTGCTTAGACGTGGGGATCGCAGAGGGCCACGCCGTCACCTTCTGCGGGGGCATCGCCTATGGCAAGAAGATGAAGGTGGTCGCCTGCATCTACGCCACCTTCTTGCAGAGAGCGCTCGACAACCTCTTTCAGGACGTCTGCTTACAAGAGCTCCCCGTTCTCTTCGCGCTCGACCGAGGAGGCATCTCTCCCGCTGATGGAACCACTCATCATGGCATCTACGACATCTCCTTCTTGAATGCGATGCCAAATATGGTGATCTGTCAGCCTAGAAATGGTCAGCTTTTAAAGGAGCTGATGGAGAGTGCCTTTAACTGGAATCGGCCGACAGCTATTCGTTATCCCAACTTATCCACTGAGGAAGTTGACGCTCCTCTGGAGAGAAGAGAGCTTGGAACTGCTGAGGTTCTCTCTCGAGGTAGAGAGCTCTTAATCGTCGCGCTCGGACACATGTGCCAGATGGCCCTGCAGGTGAAAGAGCTACTAAAAATTGCAGGCGTCGATGCAACTGTTGTCGACCCCGTCTTTGTTAAGCCTCTAGATAGCGACCTCTTCTGCAGCATTCTTCTCAACCACCGCTACGTCGTTACCATTGAAGAGCACTCTCTTAACGGCGGCCTTGGAATGATCTTTAACTCCTTCCTCGTTCGCAGCGGCTTCACTGGCCACCAGGTTCTTAACTTCGGCATCCCCGACACCTTCTTAGAACAGGGAACTCATGCAGAGATACTCAATGAGATTGGGCTCAACCCAGAAGCGATCAGCTCTAAAATCCTGCAAGAGTTCAACTTTTCTACACACTCTTTAACCCCAGCTTTTAGATCATGA
- a CDS encoding exodeoxyribonuclease VII large subunit, with translation MEEILTVTQLTSAIKKHLEGRFLYVTVQGEISNFKEQSSGHLYFTLKDAEAQISAVLFRGTAQTLTRTPKAGDQVVLKGELSVYAPRGNYQIIARELKYLGVGELLLKLHELKAKLQSKGWFDAKRKKALPKFPKTIGVVTSPTGSVIQDILHVLGRRYSGFQLLLNPVKVQGEGAAQEIARAIEQFNQHKLADVLIVGRGGGSLEDLWAFNEEIVAQAIFNSSIPVISAVGHETDFCIADFVADIRAPTPSAAAEIAIAEKSKELQFLGQMQRRVRETTTLLLRSHKQRLASISRQPAISQPYFLLGKYAQMVDETKESIELALKRTVYEKRLKLSALQRQARVQSPMAQLSSLKQKLSFTAAHLKAINPKNLLTKGYAIVFQEKEDSIILSAKQVKQDETLRILLQDGTIKAKVE, from the coding sequence ATGGAAGAAATTCTTACAGTTACCCAGCTAACAAGCGCTATAAAAAAACATTTAGAAGGTCGTTTTTTATATGTGACTGTTCAAGGCGAGATCAGCAACTTCAAAGAACAATCCTCAGGCCACCTCTACTTCACCTTAAAAGATGCGGAAGCCCAGATCTCAGCAGTCCTCTTTAGAGGTACGGCCCAGACGCTCACTCGCACGCCAAAAGCGGGAGATCAGGTCGTTCTGAAGGGAGAGCTCTCTGTTTATGCTCCCCGAGGAAACTACCAGATCATCGCCCGAGAGCTCAAGTATCTCGGCGTCGGAGAGCTTCTCCTCAAACTACACGAGTTAAAAGCGAAGCTGCAGAGCAAGGGCTGGTTCGATGCAAAGAGAAAAAAGGCTCTGCCCAAGTTCCCTAAAACAATCGGCGTAGTCACGAGCCCTACAGGTTCTGTTATTCAAGATATTTTGCATGTGCTAGGCCGCAGATATTCGGGATTCCAGCTCCTGCTCAACCCGGTCAAAGTTCAAGGCGAGGGAGCAGCCCAGGAGATCGCAAGAGCGATTGAACAGTTCAACCAGCACAAGCTCGCCGACGTTCTTATCGTGGGCCGCGGAGGGGGCTCTCTGGAAGATCTGTGGGCCTTTAACGAGGAGATCGTAGCCCAGGCTATTTTCAACTCTTCAATTCCCGTTATCTCCGCAGTGGGCCATGAGACAGACTTCTGCATCGCAGACTTTGTTGCCGACATCCGTGCGCCGACTCCATCTGCCGCTGCTGAGATCGCGATCGCAGAGAAGAGCAAAGAGCTCCAGTTTCTGGGCCAGATGCAGAGAAGGGTGCGCGAAACGACAACTCTTCTTTTGAGAAGCCATAAGCAGCGGCTCGCATCGATAAGCCGTCAGCCTGCGATCTCTCAACCCTATTTTCTCCTGGGCAAATACGCTCAAATGGTCGATGAGACGAAAGAGAGTATCGAGCTTGCGCTTAAACGCACTGTGTATGAAAAACGGCTGAAGCTTAGCGCGCTTCAGAGACAAGCAAGAGTGCAGAGCCCGATGGCACAGCTCTCCTCTTTAAAACAGAAGCTCTCATTCACGGCCGCGCATCTGAAAGCGATCAATCCAAAAAACCTTTTAACGAAAGGGTATGCCATTGTCTTTCAGGAAAAAGAGGATTCAATTATCCTCTCGGCAAAGCAGGTCAAACAAGATGAGACGCTGCGCATCCTTCTTCAGGATGGCACCATCAAAGCTAAGGTAGAATAA
- a CDS encoding exodeoxyribonuclease VII small subunit, whose protein sequence is MSEQQTATFEAAYARLEQILEKMNSNAVSLDESIKLYEEADRLIVQCQSRLSEAEQKIEVLIKNRDGTLQANEKNEPVRETFTRVNANAASLRD, encoded by the coding sequence ATGAGCGAGCAACAGACAGCAACCTTCGAAGCAGCCTACGCAAGGCTTGAGCAGATCCTCGAGAAGATGAATTCGAACGCCGTCTCTCTAGATGAGTCGATCAAACTCTACGAAGAGGCGGACAGACTAATTGTTCAATGCCAGAGCAGACTCTCTGAAGCCGAACAGAAAATCGAAGTGTTAATTAAAAATCGCGACGGGACACTTCAAGCAAACGAGAAAAACGAACCAGTGCGAGAGACCTTTACGAGGGTAAATGCAAACGCCGCTTCTCTCAGAGATTAA